In the Syntrophus aciditrophicus SB genome, TCCGACGTACAGGGATACCCCATACCCCAGAAAACTCGCCCCGACGAGCCACTCGGGACTCATCTCCTTCAGATTGCCGATAGTGGCTATAGTTCCCGCCCCTTCCCGGGGCGCGCCGTTTTTTCCTCTGATGACATGGGGATTGTGCTGGGTCCCCGGCCAGGCGACAAAGCCCTGAGCGCCGCCCAGGAAGATTCGCGTCCCGATGCCGATGGTCCGGTAATATGGATCGTTAAAGAGAGGACTGAGCTGACCCGACGTGGCATAATTCGCATTGGCCATCCGGGGACGGAGCATCCCCATGTAAGTGTGAATGGTTTTGTCGGACATGTTCACGGCGCAGTTGTAATTCTGATAGGCATTCCGGGGATTGAAGAGCATGGCGTCGCGGAGATCGTGCAGGGTGATGTTTTTTTCGAACTTCCGCAAAGGGTAGCAATCCGTACCGTAGCCTTCAGCCCGAAGCCGGATGAGATTCCCCGAAACCAGGTCCTGGATGACATGTCCGCCACCGTAATTGAATTCACCGGGATAGACACTGTTGAGCGGATCGCCTTCCACGACTTCCGTGGCGCCGATATAGCAGTCGACCGCCGCGATGCCTCCGTAGGCCGGAACGTCATTGAGCCACACTCTGGAGGCGCGGATCTTGGGTGAGGTATGCCCGAAATTGAGAAAGGCCCCGGAGGAACACATGGGGCTGAAGGTGCCCGTCGTTACGACATCGATCCGGCGGGCCGCTTCCACGTCGCCGTGCCGTTCGACAATGTCGATCATTTCTTCCGCAGTGACGACGACGGCCTCTCCCTGTTTAATGCGTTCATTGATCTCCTTGAGCGTTTTGTGGACCTTATGCCTTTTCATGTCTTCCAACCTCAGGATTCATCCGTATGACCGAATCCTCCATCCCCCCGCGTCGTGGTCTCCAGACTGCCGGATTCAGACCATGCAACCCGACAGACGGGGGCGATAACCATCTGCGCAACCCGGCTTCCTCTGGCAACCACGAAAGGGTCATTGCCGTGATTGATCAGAAGAACGCCTATCTCCCCCCGGTAATCCGCGTCAATGGTGCCGGGCGCGTTGACCAGCGTCACGCCGTGCTTCAATGCCAGACCGCTGCGGGGCCGGATCTGGGCTTCGAATCCTTCAGGCAGCGCGATGGCAATGCCCGTGGGGATCAGCGCCCTTTCCCCGGGCAGGATGACCACCTCATCCGCCACGGCCGCGCAAATATCCATTCCCGCGGCATGTTCGCTCATATACCGCGGCAGCGAAAGCCCTTCAAAGTGGGGCAGCGTCTGGACGGAAATCCGGATCCCGGTCATTAAATGTCGGAACCCAGGGCTTCCTTTCGACTCAATCGAATTTTACCCTGCTTGTCCACTTCAAGGACCTTCACGATGACTTCATCGCCTTCATTGACGATATCCGTCACCTTGTTGACCCGCTCTTTGGCCAGCTGCGAGATGTGAAGCAGCCCCTCGGTTCCGGGCAGGATCTCCACAAACGCCCCGAAATCAACGACCTTCTTGACGGTTCCCCGATAGATTTTGCCCACTTCGGCGTCTTCCGTCAACCAGCGGACCATGGCAATCGCCCGAGCGGACGCCTCCATATCGCTGGACGCAATCGTCACCGTGCCGTCATCTTCCACGTCAATGGTTACACCGGTCTCGCTGACGATCTGGCGGATATTCTTGCCGCCGGTACCGATCACGGCGCGCACCTTTTCCGGTTTGACTTTCACCGTAGTGATCCGGGGAGCGTAAATAGACAATTCCTTCCTGGGTTCGGAAATCGTAGCCAGAATCTTGTCGATGATAAACAGCCTCCCTTCTCTGGCCTGCGCGAGCGCCTTGCGGAGAATATCCTCATTAATCCCGTCTATCTTGATATCCATCTGCATGGCGGTAATACCCTTACTGGTTCCGCAGACCTTGAAATCCATATCCCCGGCATGATCTTCATCACCAAGGATGTCGGACAGAATCACCACCTGCTCACCCTCTTTCAGAAGGCCCATGGCAATCCCCGCCACCACCCCCTTGACCGGAACGCCGCCATCCATGAGACAGAGGAGGCCTCCGCAGACCGTGGCCATGGATGAGGAACCGTTCGAGGAAAGGATCTCGGAAACAATTCGGATTGTATAGGGAAATTCTTCCGGAGAAGGAATCACCGGCATCAGGGCTTTTCTGGCCAGATTGCCATGCCCGATTTCCCGGCGGCCAGGGCTTCGCAACGGCCTGGCTTCACCGACGCAGTAGGGAGGAAAATTGTAGTGAAGAATGAAGGAACGCGTCTCTTCACCCGCAACATAGTCCAGCCGCTGTTCGTCCGATGACGTTCCCAGGGCGAGAGCGGCAAGAGACTGGGTTTCCCCGCGATTGAAAAGGGCGGAACCGTGCGCCCGGGGAAGGATCCCCACTTCCGCGCTGATGGCGCGTATCTCCGCATAGGATCGTCCATCGATCCGCTGTTTTTCTTTCAGAATCACATCCCGGACAATGCGCTTTTCCAAAGCTTCCAATGCCGCCGCCGTCCGGAGACGCAGTCCGGCTTCATCAGCCGTGACGGCCTTGAGAACGGAATTGCGGATCTCGTCGAGGGCGGCATGCCGATCCAGTTTTCTCGACATCCGGTACGCCTCGCGCATCCTGACCGCCGCCTTTTCCGAAACCTCCGCCAGCAGAGCGTCGTCAATTTCAACGGCCTCGAACTCCCGTTTGGGTTTCCCAAGGGCCGAGCGGAGCTGGTCCTGCAATTCGATAACGGGACGCATGCATTCCAGACCGAAGTCGATCCCGGCGATGACGTGTTCTTCCTCGACCTGCTGAGCTTCTCCCTCCAGCATGACGAGGTTGACATCATAGGGCCTGCCTTCCGTCCCCGGAACCACTTTCCTGCCGACAAGATAAAGATTCAGATCTCCTTTTTCCTGCTCTAATTTCGAGGGATTGCAGATGAATTGACCGTCAACCCGCCCGACCCGGACGCCGACAATCGGCCCCTTGAACGGAATGTCGGAGATCTCGAGAGCCGCCGATGCGGCCAGAAGGGCGGCAACATCGGAATCATTCTCACTGTCTACGGACAGTACGGTGGCCACGAGTTGGGTTTCATAGCAGTACCCCTTGGGGAACAAAGGACGGATGGAACGATCGATGACCCGCGATGTCAGAATCTCGCGTTCATTCGGTCGTCCTTCCCGCTTGAAAAACCCGCCGGGGATTTTGCCCGCGGCATAAGTCATTTCCTGATAATCCACCGTCAAAGGCAGAAAATCCACACCCTCCCGGGCCGTCTTCAGAGAAACCGCCGTCACCATGACAACGGTATCCCCATAAATCACCATAACCGCGCCATCTGCCTGACCAGCAACATACCCTGTCTTGATGGATATATTCCTTCCGGCAAACTCCGCACTGAATATTGTACTCATTTTTATTACATCCTCTCTTTTGACCCGATATCCGGATACGGGAAAACCCAGGTACGCAGCCTCATCAAGCATCCGCCCTTCAGGGGAAGGGAGAAATCATGCAGAGGAAGCAGCCGGGCTCGCCCATCACCAGCCTCAGGCGATTTCCCGGGTCGGGGCACTGCCGGTCAGGGAGTAAGGAGTAAAGCCGGAGGTGTAAAGCCGGAAAAATACGATAAACGGTGAACACCCTCTGCCTTATACCTCAGGCTTTACCGCTTACTCCAAACTGATGCCCCACCCGAAGGTGAAATTTATTTTCTCAAGCCAAGACGCTGAATGACCTGTCGATACCGTTCGATATTCTTATTTTTCAGATAATCCAGAAGCCGCCTTCGCTGACCGACCAGTTTCAACAGCCCCCTTCGGGAATGATGGTCTTTTTTATGGACCTTGAAATGATCCGTCAGGTATTCAATCCTTGCACTCAGAAGCGCGATCTGGACTTCCGGGGACCCCGTATCCTTCTCATGCAACTGATAATTTTCAATAATGCTCCCTCTTTGATCAGAACTTAACACGATTTTCTATCCTCCTAAACAATTTGATCTATGAAATCGACGTTGCACCCGGCTTTTATTTTCAGGCTCTGTCGTGAAAAACCCTCAAAATCCTGACGGCGGGCTGCCCCATGTCACTCACTGCCAACTGGTCCGATGCATACAGGAATCTGGCCACAGCCACCAGTCCGCCGCTCGAGGTGAGGAACTTTACCATATCTCCATCCGCAAGGGAAGGAATATGATACTCCCGCAGAGTGCTTCCATCGGGCTGGAAGCCGTCTCGAATCCTGCCTGAAAGTTCCTCACTGATCTCGATGGCCGCCACATTCCGCAAACCGTCACTCAGGGGAATTACTCTGGACAAAAGCGTCTCTCTACCTTTTCCGTCCGCGATATCCTCAAGAGATACCGCCGTCTCCAGGGTAAAACAGCCACAGCGCAGCCTGCGCAGCACCGACATGCAGGCCCCGCAGCCCAGGCGCTCTCCGAGATCGGCGCAGAGAGTGCGAATATAGGTCCCCTTTGAACAGGCCACCCTGAAGGTGACGTAGGGAAGCGCAATCTCCTCCAGTATGGAAGAATAAACCTGGACGGTCCGCGGAGGCAGGGCAATGTCGACCCCTTTCCTCGCCCAGGAGTAAAGCGGCCTCCCCTTGAACTTGACGGCCGAATAGCGGGGCGGTTCCTGGCTGATTGGACCGGTAAAGAATTGCAGGGCCTCGCGAATCCGGACCTCATCGACTTCCGGTTCCCGGCGGTCCGTAATCCGCCCCTCGATATCCATCGTTTCCGTCGTTACGCCCAACAGCATCGTAGCCCGGTATTCCTTGTCATCCAGAGAAAGAAACTGGACCAGCTTGGTCGCCTCATTCAGGCAGAGGGGAAGCACTCCCGTGGCCAGCGGATCGAGGGTGCCGGCATGTCCGGCTTTCCGGACCCCCAGAATCCTCTTGACCTCCTGAACCACTTTTTGAGAGGTCTTTCCCGGCGATTTATCAAGGATCAGGATACCGTCCATCCACTCAAAAACCGTCCTGTATCACGTCCAGAACCCTGCGCTTGACGGTCTCGAAGTCTCCCCGTATCCGGCAGGCCGACGCATTTCTGTGCCCCCCGCCGTCAAAGGCACGGGCCACACGCTCCACATCGACTTTCCCTTTGGAACGGAAGCTGACCTTGAAGCCCCCATCTTCCTGTTCACTGAAGAGGGCGGAAACCTCCACCCCTGAAATCGATCGGGGAAGGTCGACGAACCCCTCGGTGTAATCCGGGATGGCGCCAACAGCCTGCAGAACGCTCCGCCAGACCACCATGAACCCGACCCGCCCGTCAAGATCGAAGGCAAGCGTTTCCAGCGCTCTGGCCAGCAGACGGATTTTGGCCAGCGGATTGTTCTCGTAGATTTTTTCCGATATTTCCTGGGGATTCGCGCCCCAGCCAACGAGATTCCCGGCGGCGATCAATGTTTCCCTGCCTGTGCTTCCATAATGAAATCCCCCTGTATCGGTCAAAAGGGCCGCATACAGATTGGTTGCGATATCTCTGGAAACAGGATTCCCCTTCCGGGTGATCAATCGATAAAGTAATTCCCCCGCGGAACTCGCCCGGGGATCGACGAAGGAAACCTCGCAGAACCTTGTGTTCGATATGTGGTGATCGATATTGACGAGCGTCCCGATGTCGGCTATCTTTTCATAACCCCTGCCCACCCGGCTCAGATCGCTGCAATCCACGATAAATGCCGCATCATAGCGACCGACTGCGGGAAGCTCATTGAGAATGACTTCACTTCCCGGCAGAAACTGGTAATTCTCCGGAGTTGCATCCTGATTGTAAATATCCGCCATTTTCCCCTGTTGACAAAGCCAGGCATAAAGAGCCAGTTCCGTTCCCAAAGCGTCGCCGTCCAGCCTTTCATGGGAAGTAATGAGAAAGCTCCGGTTGCGCTCTATGATCTCAAGTATCCGATCCATCATTCTCTTCTTCCCTGTGAATCTCGTTGATGAGCTGATCTATTCGGCTTCCGTAGGCAAAGGAGGAATCGGGCTTGAAAATGAGATCCGGCACATAGCGCAGTTTCAATCGCTTTCCAAGTTCCTTCCTGATAAAGCCGCCGGCTTTCTGCAAACCTTCCAGGGTCTCGGGATGGCAGGAATCCTCACCCATCTCCACGAAGAAAATCCTGGCGGTGCGCAGGTCATCGCTCACCTTGACACCGGTGACCGTCAGCCTGCTGACCCGGGGATCGCGAATCCGTCGCAGCAGGATATCCGCAATCTCCATTTTCACAAGATCGGCCACCCGATCCGCCCTCTTAAACTGCGTCATTGCTATTCCCTGCGGATGGATTTTCCATCCTCATATTCTTGTTCAGATATGTTTGCTTTGACAACAATCCAGCACTTCCTGTGATGGAAACAGGCAGAGCGCTAATCGTGATCATATTTCCCGCTTCGGTCTTCAAAATGAGGCATGGCATCCGAGATGGTCACAATTTCAATCCTGCTGTTCAACACCTCGGCCAGTTGGAGATCATCGATGAAAGAAAGAATATGATCGACCTTCCCATTTACATAGCGGGAATCGTTGCCCACGATGCAGAATCCGACTTTTGCCCGTTTCCAGGAGTCATTTTCACCGACCTCCGCGATGGAAACATTGAAGGTATTCCGGGTTCGCTGAAGAATTCGCTTCAGAACCCCTCTTTTTTCCTTCAGAGACCGGCTCTCTGCAATCCAGAGTTCAATCAGCCCCGACCCGATGACCATCGCATCCTTACAGTTTACGCTCTACTTTCTCGTTGATGTAGGCCTCGATCATATCGCCCATCCGGAGATCGTTGAAGCCTTCAATGCCGATCCCGCACTCAAAACCGGACAACACTTCCTTGACATCATCCTTGAAGCGCTTCAGGGAGCCGATCTTTCCATCGAAGACGACCACCCCGTCCCGCACAAGTTTGACATTGGCTTTCCGAGTCACTTTCCCGTCGATTACGAAGCTGCCCGCAACGGTCCCCACCTTGGGAACACGGAACAGATCCCTCACTTCAGCCCGTCCCAGAACCACTTCCCGATATTCCGGTTCAAGCAGTCCTTCCATGGCCGCCCGAACATCGGCAATTACATTGTAAATGATATCATAGAGTTTGATGTCAACACCCTCAGCTTCCGCGATTTCCGCCACCCGGGCATCGGGCCGCACATTGAAACCGATGATGATGGCGTTGGATGCCGATGCCAGCATGACATCCGTTTCCGTAATCGCTCCCGTGGAGCCATGAATCACCTTCAACTTGATATCGTCGGTGCTCAGCTTGGTGAGGGCGTCCGACAGGGCTTCCAGCGATCCCTGCACATCCGCCCGGAGGATCACGTTGAGTTCTTTCACGCCTTCCTTCATTTTTTCATACAACTGTTCCAGGGTGATCTTGGAGGTGGCGGAAAGTTCTTTCTCCCTTTCCTTCCGCATCCAGTAATCCCCGATGCTGCGGGCCTTCTTTTCATCCTCGACGGCATTGAATTCCGCACTGGCCTGGGGCACCCGGGAGAAGCCGATGACCTCCACAGGGGTGGCCGGTCCGGCTTCCTTGATCCGTCGCCCCTGATCGTCATTCATGGCGCGGACACGCCCATATTCTGTTTTACTGACAAAGGCATCGCCCTCATGAAGGGTGCCTTCCTGTATCAACACCGTCGCCACCGGCCCGCGTCCTCGATCCAGCCGGGCTTCAATGACCACGCCCCGGGCGGGACGATCGGGATCGGCCTTCAGTTCCAGAACATCCGCCTGCAGTAGAATCAGTTCCAGAAGCTCCTCGATGCCGATTTTCTGCTTTGCCGACACCTCGCTGAAGATGGTGTCTCCACCCCATTCTTCCGGGACAAGCTCGTACTCCGTAAGCGCCTGTTTGATACGCCCCGGATCGGCCTCCGGCTTGTCGATTTTATTGATGGCCACGATAATGGGCACTCCGGCGATTTTAGAGTGGTTGATAGCCTCCACGGTCTGATCCATCACCCCGTCGTCCGCCGCTACAACGAGCACCACGATATCCGTGACCTGCGCGCCTCGAGCCCGCATGGCGGTAAAAGCTTCATGCCCCGGCGTGTCGAGAAACACAATTTCCCGTCCCTTGAGATTGACACGGTAGGCCCCGATGGCCTGGGTTATTCCCCCCGCTTCTCCTTCCGTGACCCGTGTTTTACGGATTGCATCCAGCAGAGAGGTTTTGCCGTGATCCACGTGTCCCATAATCGTAACCACGGGAGCCCGGGGCTTCAGATTTTCAACGGAAGATTCGACTTTGAACATGGATTCGTCGTACTCCATTCCCGCCGGCTCAACCTGATACTCGAATTCCGTTGCGATGAGCGACGCGGCATCGAAATCAATCGATTGATTTATGGTCGCCATCAATCCCATCCGCATGAGTTTGTTGATGACCTCTCCGGCCTTGACTCCCATCTTTTTGGCCAGATCTCCAACGGTAATGGCTTCACCAACCCGTATTCTTCTCTTGATCGCTTTGGGAACGGTAATCTCCGTTTTCTTCATCTTGACGGGTGCCGCTTTTTTCTCTTCCTTCCAGCGAGGCGGTCTGACTGCACGTTCGATGATTTCTTCTTCTAAAGTACCGCGAAAATCCGTCTTTTCAGGACCCTTTTTGAGAACCGTCTTTTTTCTGGCAGGAATCTGCTCTCCCTTTCTCGTTTCATCCGGGAGCTTTATCTTTTTCCTGGGCTTTTCCGCCTCGGTTTTAGGCGCGCCTTTTTCCTGGGGAACGGCACGGCCTGGTGCGGCCGCGACGACCTGTTTTCTGGCCATTTCGGGTTGCGGCGCCGGCTTTGCGGGGAATCTTGTTTCTGCAGGACGTCGGGATACCGGCGTTCTCCCTTCTTTTCTGCCGGGAACAGGTTTGCCTTGCTCTTGTACCCTCTCCGTCCTGGGAAGCGGCTTCGCTTCGCCGGGGACAGCCTTCGGCGCGGCCGCGGCTTTTTCGGGTTCAATGACAGCTGGTTTTTTTAAGGGTTCTTCTGCAAATTTTTCAGGAGGTTGAATTTTTTCCTGTTTGAGAATTTCAGCAATCGGCGGGGCAACCGGTTCAGCAGGTTTTTCCGGAGGAGCCAGGGGTTTTTCACCTGCGGCAGGAATTTTCTTTTCAGGAACAACTGGCCGAGGTTTGACCACCTTGGCAGGCGGTGTTTCCCTGGAAGGAGCGATCTTCTCAGGAACCTCTTCCGGGAGGGCTTTTCCCATCTCTTTTTCCATTTCTACAGGGACCTTCTCCAGGACAGCTTCCTTTTCAGGAACGCGGACAGCCCTCCGTCGAATAACCGTGGTCTTGATCCGCTGTTCAACCATCTCCCTGGAACCCCGGGCATGAAATTCTTTCGTGACACGGTCCACTTCACTGTCTTCCAGCGTTCCCGAGTGGGACTTCACGGCTATGCCGAGTTTTTCCAGCCGAGAGATAAGCTCCTTGTTGTCGATACCCAACTCCCGCGCCAACTCGTAAACCCTTTTTTTTGACATGCTTGACCCCCCCAACGCTTCTAATTTTACCCCGCAGATGTTCTTGTTCCCATCCGGATTTCCTGCTCTTTTTTTCCTGTCAGAGCACCTTCTTCACCGGCTCCCTGACTTATTTCCTCTGTATGCCCTCGTCGCCTCTGCCCTGCCGCCCTGATATCCTGTCTGATCCAGGATGGAGCTTACATCGTCTTTGAGGCCGCGTCCTCCTCATCGATAATTCTGCCGGCCTCTTCGATCCAGAGCGTCGCGGTCCTTTCTTCAACCCCGGGGATAGCCGACAGCATCTCCGGATCCGCCGCGGCGACCATAGCTACACTTTTGAGCCCCTTATTGAAAAGCCGTTCCGCCATCGCCTCTTCCATTCCGGGAATCTTCAGCAGGGTTCTGTAATCGGCATTTTCACTTCCGGCATCCACAGATTCGCTTTTGACATCAATTTTCCAACCGGTCAGTTTCACGGCCAGACGGACATTCTGCCCGTTCTTCCCAATCGCCAGGGACAACTGATCATCTGGAACAACCACTTCCATGGCATGCTCATTCTCGTAAACGGTAACGTGACTCACCTTCGCCGGGGAAAGGGCACTGATCACATACTGCGAAGGATCTTCGGAATAGGGAATGATATCGATTTTTTCTCCCCGCAGTTCCTGAACGACGCTCTGGACACGCGCCCCGCGCATACCGACACACGCGCCGACGGGATCAATGTCCTTGTCCTTTGTCCTGACGGCAATCTTGGCCCGCTTGCCCGGCTCCCGGGCGACACCGAGGACTTCGATCAATCCCTCGGCAATCTCGGGAACTTCCACTTCAAAGAGGGCCTTCAGGAAATTGGGATGGGTCCGGGAAAGAATGATCTGCGGTCCTTTGGAAACCTTCTTCACTTCGCAGATGTAACTGCGAATGCGATCCCCCCGCTTGTAAACCTCCCGGTGAATCTGCTCGGATACGGGAATCACACCTTCCGCCCGGCCCAGATTGACGATAATGCTCCCCGCTTCGAAACGCTGCACAAATCCGTTGACCAGTTCGCCCTTGCGATCCTTGTATTCATCGTAAACATTGTCCCGCTCGGCGTCCTTCACCCTTTGAACGATGATCTGTTTAGCGGTCTGAACGGCGATGCGGCCGAACGTGCTTGCATCGATCTTCATACCGAGACTGTCTCCCGGTTCAGCCTCCTCATCGAGATCCCGGTGCGCCGCCTCGATGGAAATCTGCATGTCCGGATCAACGACCTTTTCGACCACCGTTTTAAACTGGAATACCTCGATTTCACCAAGCTCATCGTTATAATGGG is a window encoding:
- a CDS encoding polyribonucleotide nucleotidyltransferase, which codes for MSTIFSAEFAGRNISIKTGYVAGQADGAVMVIYGDTVVMVTAVSLKTAREGVDFLPLTVDYQEMTYAAGKIPGGFFKREGRPNEREILTSRVIDRSIRPLFPKGYCYETQLVATVLSVDSENDSDVAALLAASAALEISDIPFKGPIVGVRVGRVDGQFICNPSKLEQEKGDLNLYLVGRKVVPGTEGRPYDVNLVMLEGEAQQVEEEHVIAGIDFGLECMRPVIELQDQLRSALGKPKREFEAVEIDDALLAEVSEKAAVRMREAYRMSRKLDRHAALDEIRNSVLKAVTADEAGLRLRTAAALEALEKRIVRDVILKEKQRIDGRSYAEIRAISAEVGILPRAHGSALFNRGETQSLAALALGTSSDEQRLDYVAGEETRSFILHYNFPPYCVGEARPLRSPGRREIGHGNLARKALMPVIPSPEEFPYTIRIVSEILSSNGSSSMATVCGGLLCLMDGGVPVKGVVAGIAMGLLKEGEQVVILSDILGDEDHAGDMDFKVCGTSKGITAMQMDIKIDGINEDILRKALAQAREGRLFIIDKILATISEPRKELSIYAPRITTVKVKPEKVRAVIGTGGKNIRQIVSETGVTIDVEDDGTVTIASSDMEASARAIAMVRWLTEDAEVGKIYRGTVKKVVDFGAFVEILPGTEGLLHISQLAKERVNKVTDIVNEGDEVIVKVLEVDKQGKIRLSRKEALGSDI
- the rbfA gene encoding 30S ribosome-binding factor RbfA; amino-acid sequence: MTQFKRADRVADLVKMEIADILLRRIRDPRVSRLTVTGVKVSDDLRTARIFFVEMGEDSCHPETLEGLQKAGGFIRKELGKRLKLRYVPDLIFKPDSSFAYGSRIDQLINEIHREEENDGSDT
- the nusA gene encoding transcription termination factor NusA encodes the protein MVPELKRLIEQMGKDRGLDKSVIIEALETAMLTAARKKLGAHVDIEAHYNDELGEIEVFQFKTVVEKVVDPDMQISIEAAHRDLDEEAEPGDSLGMKIDASTFGRIAVQTAKQIIVQRVKDAERDNVYDEYKDRKGELVNGFVQRFEAGSIIVNLGRAEGVIPVSEQIHREVYKRGDRIRSYICEVKKVSKGPQIILSRTHPNFLKALFEVEVPEIAEGLIEVLGVAREPGKRAKIAVRTKDKDIDPVGACVGMRGARVQSVVQELRGEKIDIIPYSEDPSQYVISALSPAKVSHVTVYENEHAMEVVVPDDQLSLAIGKNGQNVRLAVKLTGWKIDVKSESVDAGSENADYRTLLKIPGMEEAMAERLFNKGLKSVAMVAAADPEMLSAIPGVEERTATLWIEEAGRIIDEEDAASKTM
- the dut gene encoding dUTP diphosphatase, with product MTGIRISVQTLPHFEGLSLPRYMSEHAAGMDICAAVADEVVILPGERALIPTGIAIALPEGFEAQIRPRSGLALKHGVTLVNAPGTIDADYRGEIGVLLINHGNDPFVVARGSRVAQMVIAPVCRVAWSESGSLETTTRGDGGFGHTDES
- the infB gene encoding translation initiation factor IF-2, translating into MSKKRVYELARELGIDNKELISRLEKLGIAVKSHSGTLEDSEVDRVTKEFHARGSREMVEQRIKTTVIRRRAVRVPEKEAVLEKVPVEMEKEMGKALPEEVPEKIAPSRETPPAKVVKPRPVVPEKKIPAAGEKPLAPPEKPAEPVAPPIAEILKQEKIQPPEKFAEEPLKKPAVIEPEKAAAAPKAVPGEAKPLPRTERVQEQGKPVPGRKEGRTPVSRRPAETRFPAKPAPQPEMARKQVVAAAPGRAVPQEKGAPKTEAEKPRKKIKLPDETRKGEQIPARKKTVLKKGPEKTDFRGTLEEEIIERAVRPPRWKEEKKAAPVKMKKTEITVPKAIKRRIRVGEAITVGDLAKKMGVKAGEVINKLMRMGLMATINQSIDFDAASLIATEFEYQVEPAGMEYDESMFKVESSVENLKPRAPVVTIMGHVDHGKTSLLDAIRKTRVTEGEAGGITQAIGAYRVNLKGREIVFLDTPGHEAFTAMRARGAQVTDIVVLVVAADDGVMDQTVEAINHSKIAGVPIIVAINKIDKPEADPGRIKQALTEYELVPEEWGGDTIFSEVSAKQKIGIEELLELILLQADVLELKADPDRPARGVVIEARLDRGRGPVATVLIQEGTLHEGDAFVSKTEYGRVRAMNDDQGRRIKEAGPATPVEVIGFSRVPQASAEFNAVEDEKKARSIGDYWMRKEREKELSATSKITLEQLYEKMKEGVKELNVILRADVQGSLEALSDALTKLSTDDIKLKVIHGSTGAITETDVMLASASNAIIIGFNVRPDARVAEIAEAEGVDIKLYDIIYNVIADVRAAMEGLLEPEYREVVLGRAEVRDLFRVPKVGTVAGSFVIDGKVTRKANVKLVRDGVVVFDGKIGSLKRFKDDVKEVLSGFECGIGIEGFNDLRMGDMIEAYINEKVERKL
- the truB gene encoding tRNA pseudouridine(55) synthase TruB; its protein translation is MDGILILDKSPGKTSQKVVQEVKRILGVRKAGHAGTLDPLATGVLPLCLNEATKLVQFLSLDDKEYRATMLLGVTTETMDIEGRITDRREPEVDEVRIREALQFFTGPISQEPPRYSAVKFKGRPLYSWARKGVDIALPPRTVQVYSSILEEIALPYVTFRVACSKGTYIRTLCADLGERLGCGACMSVLRRLRCGCFTLETAVSLEDIADGKGRETLLSRVIPLSDGLRNVAAIEISEELSGRIRDGFQPDGSTLREYHIPSLADGDMVKFLTSSGGLVAVARFLYASDQLAVSDMGQPAVRILRVFHDRA
- a CDS encoding homocysteine biosynthesis protein; the protein is MKRHKVHKTLKEINERIKQGEAVVVTAEEMIDIVERHGDVEAARRIDVVTTGTFSPMCSSGAFLNFGHTSPKIRASRVWLNDVPAYGGIAAVDCYIGATEVVEGDPLNSVYPGEFNYGGGHVIQDLVSGNLIRLRAEGYGTDCYPLRKFEKNITLHDLRDAMLFNPRNAYQNYNCAVNMSDKTIHTYMGMLRPRMANANYATSGQLSPLFNDPYYRTIGIGTRIFLGGAQGFVAWPGTQHNPHVIRGKNGAPREGAGTIATIGNLKEMSPEWLVGASFLGYGVSLYVGIGIPIPILDEDMARYTAVKDEDLYAQIYDYGMDYPKGAAKSLGEVSYKELRSGSIDFKGRKISTAPLSSYYKAREICEILKEWIERGDFLLGEPQQLLPDGDLE
- the rpsO gene encoding 30S ribosomal protein S15 is translated as MLSSDQRGSIIENYQLHEKDTGSPEVQIALLSARIEYLTDHFKVHKKDHHSRRGLLKLVGQRRRLLDYLKNKNIERYRQVIQRLGLRK
- a CDS encoding DHH family phosphoesterase, translated to MMDRILEIIERNRSFLITSHERLDGDALGTELALYAWLCQQGKMADIYNQDATPENYQFLPGSEVILNELPAVGRYDAAFIVDCSDLSRVGRGYEKIADIGTLVNIDHHISNTRFCEVSFVDPRASSAGELLYRLITRKGNPVSRDIATNLYAALLTDTGGFHYGSTGRETLIAAGNLVGWGANPQEISEKIYENNPLAKIRLLARALETLAFDLDGRVGFMVVWRSVLQAVGAIPDYTEGFVDLPRSISGVEVSALFSEQEDGGFKVSFRSKGKVDVERVARAFDGGGHRNASACRIRGDFETVKRRVLDVIQDGF
- a CDS encoding DUF503 domain-containing protein; amino-acid sequence: MVIGSGLIELWIAESRSLKEKRGVLKRILQRTRNTFNVSIAEVGENDSWKRAKVGFCIVGNDSRYVNGKVDHILSFIDDLQLAEVLNSRIEIVTISDAMPHFEDRSGKYDHD